ATTCTCAAAGAAAAAGATATGATCTATGGCTGTAACGCAAGTCTGTCgacaagatcgattggcgggaaagaaaagtaaGCAcggatttgaatttaataaattgagaAAACAaggtacattgtgctgttttggcactacgaaaagccataaatcaaaagaaaaagaagaaattgAGAAAAGGAGTTTAAAGTGGTAATAGAACGTTATTAAATGGGAATAGAAGATTTATAATgaaaacgatatacttaacgaaatattgttgttgcGGAACCGGAGTCGTATATACTAGTGATGGAGTGGATAAAGTGGTTGTTGCTATGgtggtacctgatgttgcataagataagtatatctctaatATCCGTAGCATAATTTTATACAGGCAGTATATGtcgcagaggttgctctattaGAAATAACTTTTTCCAAAAGTCCTGGTCCTGGTAATTGATAACAGTATTTATGTTTGACCTAtcttatatgttttgtatcaacgttatatcataatatgaaatgttttaaatgattgaataaaagagcaacggtagagtttcttgccagtggtcttctatgccgaagacagcattccgaactggtattAGAGTCATTTCAAGGTAGCAAGTAATATGGATTATAGacaagcttaatatacagtattagagtcggtccagttcacagttgttttatttactcCTTGGTGAGATTATAGAGTACAGACTCACAACACTGCTCTTATGcaggttttagttttatttaatgatatcatttatgaaataaatggccatgatgttcaaaatgtaaattgtactaGAGATTTAGGGATCAACATCGACCATAAACTCAGCTTCATTCCTcatattgataatatatgtaaaagagcatcaaaaatcactggGTTCATTAAGATTTTCGGAATTTGAACaccaaaatattgttatttaacatCTTTCAAGGAGTCTCCTTGAGTATGGTTCAGTTGCTTGAAATcctcattattataatatttcactcaatgagaattgAACAAATCCAAAAGCGCTTCCTGCATTATGTAAGTTTTGGTGATAAGTTAAGTAATATCAATTCTAGGTAATTTCCAGACTGCagcattataatttattaactcAATCAGATTGTAGAAAACTATtggacctttttttttatatagactttttaataatgccCTAGATGCGTCTGATCTCTTGGTCTTTATAAAGTTTCTGTCAGAATCCCAAGGCTTTAGtcgtgtaaaaaattatatgccttttaaagTTGCTGTCTGGAAAACAAATCTGGGGGTCTCAGCGCCTATTAATAGgttgttaactttgtataacagcattaataaagtgcttgacatagacataataggggatagtcttcctatattcaaaaaaaaactaaaggaccacttcctatcgcaacactgtggtactgtttaaacttagttatttttataaatattttcctttactctttttggtgttagtttagttaatattattttatatataatttaagtatttgtttttttaatttattctaaatgtatgtttttgtttgcggtgctagattcgtcaagtttatgtcacagcctgatggatcttacagcttataagtactctcatgtctctcttaatcgtttttttctccttctaactgacaatattatagttttgtatttgcaagttgtggcagtctttaagtgggtctacaatattacatttatatgtttttacatTTTTCGTTAAGTTTTTAAGAGTCGTTGTTTTAACCTGtcgattgtcccttaaataaataaaataaataaataaataaaaattaatattttaatattctgtCATATGGAAAAATCACATTCACGAGAATAACTACTCACTGCTAAGATACTAGGTATTAAGCTTCAATACTATTAATTAACGAAAGACGTGAGCGGCATCCCGAACGTCGCTAGTCTCGAAGTGAATATCTGGGTACAACGTATAAATGTGATGTCTAGTTTTAGAATTGTTTCCGTTCGGTTAGGTTTATATGGAAATGTAACACAAAACGATGTCACGAGCGAGAAGGGCTACACGCGCAGCGGCGCGCGGGCGGCGCACGCGCAGCGGCAGGCGCGCACGCGCAGCAGGCGCAGCGCGGCCAGCGGGCGCGCCGCCGCGTCCAGCACGTCGCCCAGCAGCAGCGCGGCCGGCCGCAGCGCCGCGCGCAGCGCCTCGGCCGTGGCCTGCACGCACAGCAGCGGCGGCCGCAGCAGCGCGTTGAAGGCCAGCGCCAGCGCGGGCGCCAGCAGCGCGTCCGCCAGCACGCGCagcgcgccgcccgccgcgcgcCACGCGGCCTCCGCGCAGCAGCGCTCCAGCGCCAGCGCGGCCTCCAGCGGCGCCGCCAGCAGCACGCGCAGCGCGCCCAGCAGCTCGGCCAGCAGCgcggcggcgggcggcgcgAGCCGGCGCGCGAGCGCCTCCACGCGCGAGCGCGGCGCGCCCGGCCGCGCGCATCGCAGCGCCGCGCCGCGCTCGAAGCGGTACACCTCGACGCGCGCCGCGTCTGCGTCACGGACGCGGTGAGCACGCGCGGGCGGCGAGGAGCGAAAGCCGATTTTCACGACTGACTCCGCAAACGTAGTGACTCTCGGTCTCGCCCCCTTCGGTTTCGCTCATAGAGAATTGAGCTGTACgagtattattacaataaaataaataaaattatcgagCGAGATAGGGCAATCGGGTTTACGATTATGTTGGCACCGATGCATCCCCACACTTTAATATATGAGTCGCAGCCGGTGACCCGGGCGCGGGCGGCTCGCGCGGACCGCGTGTGTATACAAACTTCGCGCTCGCGCTTATCTTCAGGGAATTATGACACTTTGGATTTTATTCGgttcaatatattttacaacAGGACGTAATTAACCCACCTTCTCCGAAATATAAATCTTGCGACTTCCACCTGCACACTTTGTTCCACATGGACTTCTTCGTGGGTTTCTATAAACATAGAATATAGTACAGATGTAGACCTGCTGTAAGACTCCGCGCACACACATAAAACTATGGACAATATGGCCCAAGAAATATGGTAGAGATTTATCGCTCAACCTCTAAACTTTGCCTTGTAGCCACAGTTTTGGAACGTAATATCTATAATCAATGCTATAATGTCCTAAAGTCGCAATTTAATCAGAATTAACATGGTTTCCTAAAGGTTAGATCTACGGTCACAAACTTGGCACTATTCTTAGATTTTCTTACTGATAAATTAGATAGTCGTGTCCAAGTTGATGCTGTACATACTGGCAAAGCTTTTGACAGGATTGACCACATCTTGCTTCTAAAAAAACTGGCCTCCCTTGGGATCAGTGGAGATTTGTTTCGCtggttttcttcttatattaataacagacttcaaacagttgtgttattaaatggttttaaataaaattggatgGCAGCACCGTCGGGTGTGCTCCAAGGCCCTTGTTGGGAAcctttttattcactatttttattcatgatatcgACCTTTGctttataaattccaaatttttactttttgctgaTGACTTAAAGGTATTTCGTACGgtcaataatgttaaagatgcGGAACTTTTTGTTtagacttgacttgacttgtttagattagatgattactgcattcaaaataaacttgatcttaATGTTTTTCTAAGCGTAAttctatatcttttactaggaaaaaagaacctttttttatgattaaactttaaaacatcAAACCCTCACCAGAACGGATATTATAAGGAATCTCGGGTTGGGGAATCTCTCTATCATATAGATTATATCGTGaccaaagcatttaaagctGTAGGTTTTACTATACGTGTTAGTAAACCATTCAAACaaatgaaaaccatcaaaatcctctactgttcattggtccgtagtcaactagagtatgcttgccaaatatggaatcctgcgtatcacatttatttcaataaaatagaaAGTATTCAAACGAAATTTCTCAGATTCCTAaagcacaaatttcaccttcctacaacttcctacgaaatatcattCATATACGTATTAATATTGCCGATGTTTGTcgcttacttaacattgttagagggtcaatagatagtccggaattacttactaagtaaGATTTGATTGAACCCTCACGATTACTTAGGTATAAAAATACTGCACGcacccttaactaaaactaagaacagatttaattattttgtaatccgcgtctctcgccttcttaattctgtttacaatgaccccgaaattgatttattttatggtaatatgaatagtgtacgtcgcaactcagtagataaactgttgcatgctagttaaacttaatatttagttgtagtttgctgcatttttgctgggttctatcaggtacccttgtttatataaaacttatctgtggaaacctattattagttttaagtcgacctatttattaactatttagtatttacaactgttggttttccaattgaagaaaaataaataaaaaatatagatcgTAGCGACCAATTGCACGTGTGCGGTGAAATTCAAACCTAGCAGCTATCCAAACAAACTGAGGGCAGGTTTAAGGTATTAACTCTGAGGCAATACTGTCGTCTGTCTCCATATCCGACAGTGTGTCCTCAAGCAGTGCAGACAGAAGTGTCGCCAAGCGTTTAAATGTTTCGAAATCGATAAGGGGTAAGAGTTTAACAAACCCCAACATTGCAATACACCAttgggtgagattgcagtaaagggcttcTGACTTTTAGTGGAATAGCTGTTTTTAACAATGCTCTCGCTATCGTTAGCCGGACGAGCACGCAATTATTCTGTTAATCGATtgcgaataaaataaaaataatatcacaatGTCGATAACACTCTACGGCAATCTAGGGAAACTAAGCAGGGTTCTCGTCTGGGTATAAAGCCACGCGAACAGTCCCCAGCCGCTCGCGATTTGCGACACGGGCCCGCCTCGCACGCTTGCGGCCCCGGCCGTGCGGACCGTATACCGGCGGCTAGACCAGCTAGCGTTACGCGAGCCACTTGGCGACCTCCCTCTATTAGTTTGGACTCGTGTGGAATTTCGACAAAAGATGCAAATCGTCGACGTACAGTGCAGGCGGACGGCGCCGTGGGCGGGGCCGTGGGCGGGGCCGTGGGCGGGGCGGTGGGCGGGGCCGGGCCGGCGGTGGGCCGGCGCTGCGCCTGCACCACCACCTGCGGGCACAAAGAGTCATTGCAAACACAGTATACCGCTTAAGATCTAAACACACTGGGTGCAACCGCGTATAGAAGTTTGCCTACTGCACTAGAACTGCATAGATCGCATATATCATCACTTCCTTATGTGATGAAGAAGAAAGCTTACAGCGATAACGTCTTTGAAAACTTACATTTATTCAGTTACCTAAGGTTACTAGAGTaaaccgctccgctttcatctctcgcaagacagaaaaattaaatatgatgttgaaaaaaagcAACAGTTGCACACACCTGCACGAACGACGCGCAGTGCTCGGCCGCCGAGCGCCGCTCGCCGTCGCGCCCCTGATCCGGTGATATCATGTTATCTAacgttaacaaacaaacaaacataaacactcTGCCTCGCTTGATTTAAAATGTCTCtcggtattataaaaaaatcgtgTGGTCTAAACCAAACTCGTTTTTTTTACGAGACTACAAACCTAAATGAGGGTTTTCGATCAGAAGTTTTGTAGCTTCGACTCCTTTGTTTGCCGAACAATTATAAAGGTATAATTTTCTTTGAGGTAGTGACATGTTATGATACAATCGATGCTTATCTGTTTATCGACGTTTGGTTCTCGATGGCATGTAGAATTTTGACAACAccgtgttttaaaaaaaaaaatgcgctattgaagtaaaacttattattattaattgatgaaagagtaaaatgttccagcagggctagcatgggcgggggacacttctccacggggaaaggatataacgtttatcccctcacgcatttatatccaccccccgagcatgggcacacgggtggacaatatatccacggtggatataataggggaaagacgaacccccggtaaatgtcacaaattaattattctaatctgtgctcatgattttgacaaataaatttttcgttttctgttttgttttagttgtctaagttttttattgttttttttatctataaatgtttttcgtctgcggctgtttgtttatattatttattctggatttttcaaagtggtataaaacctacctttcgagaaaataaaatgagtgctaaaaagtaagtcttctattataaaatgtttgaaaaagtgactacctattgatttagaagcgtaggtacgcttctaaatgaatgaatgttttacagtgaaagtaaacagagacgttaatcatcaagatccaatcctgtttacatatcaaattattgatcttgtactattttatttaaagttgtgcttgcctttttctatggcccattagttgacaaatttgtgtttattcagatcaagaagtaataaaatacaattgcaaatgttggtagatttcatgccaacccacaaccaccttgccactggggaattcacaggaactcttaggagccaaaagggcagactcccagtggcaaatcttagtcattactgaaggagcatgggccagacgggacggtcaatcagtggaaacagttaagtcaattttgcggtaaagtaagcaagtgcaaaaaatttaaattatttattagtgttgttggcatcaaacaagtcttgcataatttttcttttatttgcagacgtggcaggacattaaaaaagctgcaacagcacggggacgcagcaccacaggcaacatatacatagtatacatgttgctgtaaagtcaaccaagtgaagaatttatttattttccagagtaggtatagatggaagaatgcaggatgctcatttatcacacaaaaataaattaaaaaggatgaaaaggttaatttagaaattttattaattaaaatatgtatttataaatctttctcttttttgtcgagcaactgttaacaatcttgtttgatccatatttgatgtctgatgtcgttcttcgctcgtatttacaaaatttactgtcatttgctccattagagttctgaaatatacaaattatattatgctcaatactgttgacccaaattagtagggcaaattgtatgtgaaaatgcaggatcaatgatttataaggaaccattattataagatataattttataatattaccaaacattaatgtgcccaataataataagttatgagaacttaaatattatttaaagtatatatttacaatacacgcctataatgatgcataatattataaagtgttatgcaggcatatataagtggagatgctttttcgggactgtaatgaagcacccagtcaatccccaagctgcgaaatgtgtctttgaggtacctattggccctttccacacagtttcttacttggcagtgccagtttgtgtacttctctgcagaactatttggtgcagcttctaaatccggagtcatcatccaaggctctagagcatagcctgagtccccaataaaattctactttgttatttaaacatgtaaattaattcctacttgttttgctttttcagattttctccaagattttaataaaatgttgaatagaaatatatgcacaatcctacattgtaatttggacgtgatgattaacccatgcccatgttaaataatttatcagacatttttttttgtattttcttatatttcattactaaatacagtatctactgccaagtttttgtactaattcctcaaataaacaattttattataatgagacattgttttttgtatattcatataaataatttaccagactagtcgtatacaacatgcagcagaatcctaggcatgtaatttctaggtaattatgaggagtataatataatgatataggtaggtgtgtaactttttttgatttgcattgtttcccttttatactagtaaatggcaacaataagtaaagttttgaaagtttgcacattttatttaaaacatacataagatgtagtactgtccgattctactttcatacagctgtatcttttcatattttactttagagttaataaatggacgtagttatacaaaaatgttccaATCCACATGTCATGCTAAAATGAGTTAAATATACAGATCTGCGTATTTTTACATCTACTACTTGTTTCATTAATCTGTTTCAGTCCTCAAGTGACAGTTTTCGGTATTTCATTTTGACATTACGTTCCAACCCACATTTTGTCAGATTAATGCAATATGCAagtcataaaaaatgtattaatccgcaagaaacattttaataaacaatattattttatttcaccggGAAAACAATGTTTCAATACTTTTGGAATGTtttgacaaaattattaaatggtCTCTTTTCTTAGAAATAATGTTTCAATATGTTTGGaacattttatcaaaattacaaaattttcatttttcttgaaaataatgTTCCAATTCTTTTGAGACGTTTACACAATATTGTGAAATAATGCTTTTTCTTGAAAACACTGTTCCAATACTTTaggaacattataaaaaaatataaaatatttatttttcttaaaaaataatgtttctatgcttttgaatgttttttaagaatgaaaaataattgcaaaattaATGTTCCAATGTTATAGTATCgttttaaaaatacgaaaaaaaaacattgtttcgttaaaattaaataatgtttcattGGATGTTCCACGGTAGCCCGCGAAATTCAAATTTTCGTACGTTTTTTACAATTTGCCGGCCATTGTCAAGCTTTACATTGAACAAAATATGATTCGCGTGAATGTgtaatgtgtgtatgtgtattactaatacttagtattattttataaaaataaaatagtctaaaattattctaaatgattcaaacaaataaattatgagGATGCATTTGAGCACTCAATTTGTCTAATAATAATCAAAGTGCATTTAACTATTTCCGCTAAGTCGATTAACCTTGACCGAGTGAATCAGTTTTGTAACAAGTGTCATAAACGTCGttcgtgttttattattattaattactttgcAATTACTTTGAGTTACTGTTTTGGTGATTTATCATCGTAATAAAAATGGAAGAAAACGGAAGCGGGGTAAGTTTTATTGCAATACAATTACTAAATAGAATAGGTAAGACTTTAGACTAGGTAATTAGGTATTCATTTTGACCGTTATGCGTGTATTATAATAGGCTTGATACATAATAATACCCAAGTATTTATTGACTGTTTACACCTTCGATCAAATATTTATGGTAGATGCACAGTTCCATATAAAAAATGCGTATAAGGCATGCCGTGATAAATCAACATTTTTTGgttaaaataggttttatacctattttaactatggtacctaattaattattattgttactggGTCGTCATGCCGGACGCCGCTCGGCGTATACCgtgttcgattcctggcacgGTCAACACTTGTCTGATGAGCGCATTGTTAGCTGGTTGTACAATATGTATCGAAatgatatattttgtatttatttaatatgtagaTATGTGTAGTTTGGAGCTAACCGACCGTGAATGTGAAATGcgtccaatatttatttattttatttcttgttatataGGTTCAGTCCTTAGCACAGCTATTAACTAAACGGAAAAAATTGATGGATCTCCGAAACACCATAATATCTATAGACACATGCAGAACAGAATTGAATACCGTAGATCTTGTGGCAAATCATCacagtaagtatttatatatttaactaacAGTATAAAGCTGAGAATTTGTTTATGTTGTTTGGTTGAAAGCGCTAATCCActgtttcaaaattattaaaaatactttaatacagCTAAATCTacgaaaaataatgtaaatgtttAGATGGTTGTTGTTCAATAACAAAGAAACAGCTAAACAGATtctgataataattgttttttttttaatgtttgtaggTAATCCCGTTACTCCATACTCAAATGAGCAACGATCCATTTCTCCACTGCCATTTTCACCCCTTACTCCACTTATTGCTATGAAAACAACTAACAAGAACATCAGTTTATCAGAAGGTAGGTGTATCGCAGTTTTGATTCAAatctacattataatattatatgattacAAGTAgctataagatatatatttgtgtacatACGTGTCTTTACTGATTCGAGTTTAACTAATTTGATCCAGGAAAAGTGAGATGACGATTAATTACAGGCAAGGTGTTGTTTCAGGTCCATCTAATTCAGGTGTTTTACAGTCAGATATAGAGAATATTGTGTCTGTTCCACCATGTTCAACCGAAACGCCATCTTCATCACCACTTCGACCGATGTCCCCAGAAACCCAAGAACTGTTTAACACACTAAGTGAACATCAGAACATATTATTAGACAATAGGGATATTTCACATCATGAGGATATCGTATGTGATTTCGATAGCGATGATAGTGTTAGGGATCCGAATTTTAACATATGTCATAAACGAGGTGTTAACATAAGCGAGTCAACTACTTCTTGTTCATCTTTGAATAATAATGAAGCATGtgctaataatttaatgttattagaaGAACAGCATAACGATATCGAAGTTAAATCAACTACTGATATACCAATAGAACCAGTACCCgtaataaatgatgatgatactgtaAAAACTGGTAGACCAAAAAAAGGACGTAAACGTAAATATCCTCAGAGTCGTGATGAGAGAaaacgtaataaatataataatatagaatatacaacaactaaaaatgaaataattaaacctAAAGTTTTTGTAGACTATCGGTGcaagtgtttaaaaaaatgtgctgACTTAATTCCAGTAGAGGTTAGAAAACAAGAGTTTGAAAAATTTGTTAAACTAGGTTCCTTTAACGCTCAGGTGCTTTACATAATATCTTGTGtcactgaatataataaaaaacgtaGTTACACTATGTGTAACGTACCCGGTGCAAGAAAAAAGCCCAGACAATTCTATCGTGTATATAAGATCAAAGACGTACAGGTATGTCGCGATatgtttttgaaaacatttcaaATAACGACTCAAAAAGTCACAGTGTCATTAAAAAAACGTAGAAGTGGCGAACCTATTGTGGATGGTAGGGGAATACATAGAGGTGACATAAATAAGTTGACAGATGAGGATCATAAATTCATTGTTGATATTATTAACAATCTTCCGAAATACGAGTCACATTATCGAAGAAATAATAACAGTGGCACTTTATATTTACGACCCGGtatgacaataaataaaatttatgatatatatacaaaagaacACGCAGAAATGTATGGTATCGATCGCAAATGCGCCTCCTTTGCGACATTGAAAAAGATTTTCTAtgctgattttaatttaaaatgtaaaaaattaaaaaaagatacttGCAATAAGTGTGATCAATTATTCAATCAAATCTCTAATGCCAAAACTGAACAGGAACAAGAAGATGCTAAAACTGAGAGGCTTAAACATTTAGAAAGAGCAGAAATGTTAAGAAATCAGATGAATCAGGATTTTATAGACGCAAGAAACATACCGGATGTTGAGTGTTTAACCTTTGACTTGGAAAAGACATTGCCACTACCGCGGATACCAACAAATGTTGCCTTTTATA
The Pararge aegeria chromosome 6, ilParAegt1.1, whole genome shotgun sequence genome window above contains:
- the LOC120624329 gene encoding uncharacterized protein LOC120624329 translates to MEENGSGVQSLAQLLTKRKKLMDLRNTIISIDTCRTELNTVDLVANHHSNPVTPYSNEQRSISPLPFSPLTPLIAMKTTNKNISLSEGPSNSGVLQSDIENIVSVPPCSTETPSSSPLRPMSPETQELFNTLSEHQNILLDNRDISHHEDIVCDFDSDDSVRDPNFNICHKRGVNISESTTSCSSLNNNEACANNLMLLEEQHNDIEVKSTTDIPIEPVPVINDDDTVKTGRPKKGRKRKYPQSRDERKRNKYNNIEYTTTKNEIIKPKVFVDYRCKCLKKCADLIPVEVRKQEFEKFVKLGSFNAQVLYIISCVTEYNKKRSYTMCNVPGARKKPRQFYRVYKIKDVQVCRDMFLKTFQITTQKVTVSLKKRRSGEPIVDGRGIHRGDINKLTDEDHKFIVDIINNLPKYESHYRRNNNSGTLYLRPGMTINKIYDIYTKEHAEMYGIDRKCASFATLKKIFYADFNLKCKKLKKDTCNKCDQLFNQISNAKTEQEQEDAKTERLKHLERAEMLRNQMNQDFIDARNIPDVECLTFDLEKTLPLPRIPTNVAFYKRQLWLYNSGIHSASDDVGHCYVWVEGEAGRGAQEVGSCLVKYIKTKLQPSVKNLILWSDCCGGQNRNIKIVLLLKTVLSCCHSTLESITFRFLESGHTFLPNDTDFSKIETALKHHQRIYTAEEYIDIFKNAKKKKPLQVQRMEKADFYGTEKIEKNIMNRKKFSDKSKVSWLNAKEIKIEKNKLYSIFMRTSFEEEFKELLIDKKNREIKKDDLILLWPNGKPIAPAKLADLESMYMFIPEDCVQFYKNLKSSDKFIDDFDGFGGEPDFEIIDE